A window of Hymenobacter aerilatus contains these coding sequences:
- a CDS encoding 3-oxoacyl-ACP synthase III family protein, with amino-acid sequence MSTLRYSEIAGVGHYVPDRVVTNADIEQLMETTDAWIQERTGIKERRWFTEGVDTTANMGAKAARRALEAAGLTPDDVQLIVFATLSPDYFFPGSGVLLQRELGMKDATPAFDVRNQCSGFIYSLSMADQFIKTGMYDTVLVVGSEIHSSGLDKSTRGRAVSVIFGDGAGAVVLRPSTREGHGILSTHLHSQGEHAEELIVKEPGSNREGRVDYAIAHEPDMYPYMNGQNVFKHAVVRFPQVIKEALDQNGMQPQDIDMLIPHQANLRITQYVQQKMGLTDDKIFSNIQRYGNTTAASIPIALSEAVQEGKVKRGDLVCLAAFGSGFTWASALIKW; translated from the coding sequence ATGTCTACTCTCCGTTATTCCGAAATTGCTGGCGTTGGCCACTATGTACCCGACCGCGTAGTTACGAATGCCGACATCGAACAGCTCATGGAAACCACCGATGCCTGGATTCAGGAGCGCACTGGTATCAAAGAGCGGCGCTGGTTCACGGAGGGCGTAGATACTACTGCTAACATGGGCGCCAAAGCTGCCCGCCGGGCCCTGGAAGCCGCCGGCCTTACGCCCGACGACGTGCAGCTCATCGTGTTTGCGACCCTCTCGCCCGACTACTTTTTCCCTGGCTCGGGCGTGCTGTTGCAACGCGAGTTGGGCATGAAAGACGCCACTCCAGCCTTCGACGTGCGCAACCAGTGCTCGGGATTCATCTACTCGCTTTCCATGGCCGACCAGTTCATCAAGACCGGCATGTATGATACGGTGCTGGTGGTAGGCTCCGAAATTCACTCCTCGGGCCTCGATAAATCGACGCGCGGGCGGGCCGTATCTGTGATTTTTGGCGATGGTGCCGGCGCCGTGGTGCTGCGCCCTAGCACCCGCGAGGGTCACGGCATTCTGAGCACTCACCTGCACTCCCAGGGTGAGCACGCCGAAGAGCTGATTGTGAAAGAACCCGGCTCGAACCGCGAGGGCCGCGTAGATTACGCCATTGCACACGAGCCTGATATGTACCCCTACATGAACGGCCAAAACGTGTTCAAGCATGCTGTGGTACGCTTTCCCCAGGTCATCAAGGAAGCACTGGATCAGAATGGCATGCAACCTCAAGACATCGACATGCTGATTCCTCACCAAGCCAACCTACGCATCACGCAGTATGTGCAGCAGAAAATGGGGCTCACAGACGATAAAATCTTCAGTAACATTCAGCGTTACGGTAATACTACCGCCGCTTCCATCCCTATTGCCCTCAGCGAAGCCGTGCAGGAAGGCAAAGTGAAGCGTGGCGACTTGGTGTGCCTGGCGGCCTTTGGTTCCGGCTTCACCTGGGCATCGGCTCTGATTAAGTGGTAA
- a CDS encoding metal-dependent transcriptional regulator, whose translation MPSYTEENYLKAIYKLSEAEPGVEVSTNRIAEALQTRAASVTDMLRRLGEKGLLDYQRYRGATLTREGRQAALLTIRRHRLWEVFLVQTLGFNWDEVHEVAEEMEHLQSPLLLRRLDEFLGFPQLDPHGDPIPSEDGAVQRPRSRLVADLTPGEQGTVVAVKDTSPAFLRYLDKVGLSLGAQLEVLDKVEFDNSLEIKVNQQQKALISAEVSRNLLVTQ comes from the coding sequence TTGCCTAGCTACACCGAGGAAAACTACCTGAAAGCCATCTACAAGCTCTCCGAAGCCGAGCCCGGCGTGGAAGTCAGCACCAACCGCATTGCGGAGGCGCTGCAAACGCGGGCAGCTTCGGTAACGGATATGCTGCGCCGCCTCGGGGAAAAAGGGTTGCTCGACTACCAGCGCTACCGGGGGGCTACCCTCACCCGTGAGGGTAGGCAGGCGGCCTTGCTCACTATCCGGCGACACCGGCTGTGGGAGGTGTTTCTGGTGCAGACCCTGGGCTTCAATTGGGACGAGGTGCACGAGGTGGCCGAGGAGATGGAACACTTGCAGTCACCCTTGCTGCTGCGGCGGCTCGACGAGTTTTTAGGATTCCCCCAGCTCGACCCTCACGGCGACCCGATTCCGAGCGAAGACGGCGCCGTGCAGCGCCCCCGCAGCCGTCTGGTGGCCGACCTCACGCCCGGCGAGCAGGGTACCGTGGTAGCGGTGAAAGACACTTCCCCCGCCTTCCTGCGTTATCTAGATAAGGTAGGTTTGAGCCTGGGCGCTCAGCTTGAAGTATTAGACAAGGTAGAATTCGATAATTCACTAGAAATCAAAGTAAATCAACAACAAAAAGCTTTAATATCAGCCGAAGTGAGTCGGAACTTACTGGTAACCCAGTAG
- a CDS encoding M28 family peptidase produces MNITHKAAVSCLLLGLTLADPHTASAQKKNRQTTTKAPKAEAAIREADIKRDLYVLADDKYRGREGGTLDELRASAWIAEQMRSIGLEPAGDDGTYFQFFSLQRTRLTPVSTLRIGSHQLRPNHDAVIVAPTNASITAPLVFVGTATPAEVGKVDVKGKAVALQISGAPTDGISYRRYLFAKLRDQAAELTKAGAVAVVFVSDDKAQAIYDHWSHIFERGRYGLPGDANVQVPADQAPVVWLPADALSWARQAGQQFSTNLKVETFAYPSVNIVARMPGTDAQLKKEYVLFSTHQDHDGARAPVAGDSIYNGADDNATGCAALLAIMRAFKQQPARRSALFVYHGAEERGLLGSRYYSANPTVPQESIVVVLNAEMMGRNDPDSAALLGSTPPHRNSQDLVDIALAANQAGPRFKLDIEWDKPTHPEGWYFRSDHLPYARLGIPAVMYTSLLHVDYHTPKDEASRIDYAKLTKMTQWMYLTGWQVANRDQRPAREAGFKLER; encoded by the coding sequence ATGAACATCACGCACAAGGCAGCTGTGAGTTGCCTGCTGCTGGGCCTCACACTTGCAGACCCGCACACGGCTTCAGCCCAAAAGAAAAACCGCCAGACAACCACGAAAGCCCCCAAAGCTGAAGCTGCCATCCGCGAAGCCGACATCAAGCGCGACCTGTATGTGCTGGCCGACGACAAGTATCGGGGTAGGGAAGGTGGCACCCTCGACGAGCTGCGCGCCTCCGCCTGGATAGCCGAACAAATGCGCTCCATTGGGTTGGAGCCCGCCGGCGACGATGGTACGTATTTTCAATTTTTCTCGCTCCAGCGCACCCGCCTCACACCCGTCAGCACCTTGCGTATCGGGTCGCATCAGCTCCGGCCCAACCACGATGCCGTAATTGTGGCCCCCACCAACGCCAGCATCACGGCGCCGCTGGTATTTGTGGGCACCGCCACGCCGGCTGAGGTAGGAAAGGTGGATGTAAAAGGCAAAGCTGTAGCCTTGCAGATTTCCGGGGCCCCCACCGACGGCATCAGCTACCGCCGCTACCTGTTTGCCAAGCTGCGCGACCAAGCCGCCGAGCTGACCAAGGCCGGCGCCGTGGCCGTGGTGTTTGTGTCGGACGACAAGGCGCAGGCCATCTACGACCATTGGAGCCACATCTTCGAGCGGGGCCGCTATGGCCTACCCGGCGACGCCAACGTGCAGGTACCAGCCGATCAGGCGCCTGTGGTGTGGCTGCCGGCCGATGCCCTAAGTTGGGCGCGACAGGCCGGTCAGCAGTTCAGCACCAATCTGAAAGTGGAAACCTTTGCCTACCCCTCGGTGAACATCGTGGCCAGGATGCCCGGCACCGATGCGCAGCTGAAAAAGGAATATGTGCTCTTCAGCACCCACCAAGACCACGACGGCGCCCGCGCCCCCGTGGCCGGCGACTCCATCTACAACGGTGCCGACGACAACGCCACTGGCTGCGCGGCCCTGCTGGCTATCATGCGGGCCTTCAAGCAGCAACCAGCTCGGCGCTCGGCCTTGTTTGTGTACCACGGGGCTGAGGAGCGGGGCCTATTAGGTTCGCGCTACTACTCGGCCAACCCTACCGTGCCGCAGGAGTCGATTGTAGTGGTGCTGAACGCCGAGATGATGGGCCGCAACGACCCCGACAGCGCTGCCCTACTGGGCTCTACGCCGCCCCACCGCAACTCCCAGGATTTGGTAGACATAGCCCTAGCTGCTAACCAAGCCGGCCCCAGGTTCAAGCTCGATATCGAGTGGGACAAGCCTACCCACCCCGAGGGCTGGTATTTCCGCTCCGACCATTTGCCCTACGCCCGGCTAGGCATTCCGGCCGTGATGTATACCTCCCTGCTGCACGTGGACTACCACACACCCAAGGACGAAGCCAGCCGCATCGACTACGCCAAGCTCACTAAAATGACGCAGTGGATGTACCTCACCGGCTGGCAGGTGGCCAACCGCGACCAGCGCCCGGCGCGGGAAGCAGGCTTTAAACTGGAGCGGTAG
- a CDS encoding glycosyltransferase, giving the protein MPPTTILLASVLKPLDDTRMFGKFGRTLAERPGIQVHVAGRRAPHPPDAPANLHTHELLVGSRLSWQRLAAQWRYWRLLQRVQPQLVVVHAPELLPLARLWCSQGRERHFIYDVRENYALNILTQQVYPQALRQLLARLVRRIETTAARQAAALVLAERSYAGELPFAEPARTVVLENKYQSPPGEPLPAARHVLPLPPAPLELLYSGTISELNGVFDAIAFTHAFRRAWPTARLTIIGFCQQPEVLRRLEQAVAAAPNVLTLIGGDQLVPHREVVQAIQRSHLGLLPYRPHPSTWRCLPTKLFEYAAHGLPMLLPDNALWLTTARAYGAALRCADFAQPPAQQLAEELRQTRFYPQGAPEKVFWASEATKLWAVVDAIR; this is encoded by the coding sequence ATGCCGCCTACCACTATCCTGCTTGCCTCCGTTCTCAAGCCCCTCGACGACACGCGTATGTTCGGTAAATTTGGCCGTACGCTGGCTGAGCGGCCTGGAATCCAGGTGCACGTGGCAGGCCGACGCGCCCCGCATCCGCCCGATGCACCAGCCAACCTGCACACGCACGAGTTGCTGGTCGGTTCGCGCCTGAGCTGGCAGCGTTTGGCGGCGCAGTGGCGCTATTGGCGGCTATTGCAGCGGGTGCAGCCGCAGTTGGTGGTGGTGCACGCGCCGGAGCTGCTACCCCTCGCGCGGCTATGGTGCAGCCAAGGTAGGGAGCGTCATTTTATATATGATGTGCGGGAGAACTACGCCCTCAATATCCTGACGCAACAGGTCTACCCCCAGGCACTGCGGCAGCTACTAGCCCGGCTGGTGCGGCGCATCGAAACGACGGCAGCGCGGCAGGCGGCGGCGCTAGTGCTGGCCGAGCGCAGCTACGCTGGGGAGCTTCCCTTTGCCGAGCCGGCCCGTACGGTGGTATTGGAAAATAAATACCAGTCTCCGCCCGGCGAGCCGCTGCCTGCAGCCCGCCATGTCCTCCCCCTACCCCCCGCGCCGCTGGAGCTGCTGTACTCCGGCACCATCTCAGAGCTAAACGGGGTGTTCGATGCTATTGCTTTCACGCACGCGTTCCGGCGGGCGTGGCCCACGGCGCGGCTCACTATTATTGGTTTTTGCCAGCAACCCGAGGTACTGCGCCGTTTGGAGCAAGCTGTAGCTGCGGCCCCAAATGTCCTCACACTCATCGGCGGCGACCAACTGGTACCGCACCGGGAAGTGGTGCAGGCCATCCAACGCAGTCACCTGGGGCTGCTACCCTACCGCCCTCACCCCAGCACTTGGCGGTGCCTACCTACCAAGTTGTTTGAATATGCTGCGCACGGCCTGCCCATGTTGCTTCCCGACAATGCACTGTGGCTGACTACGGCGCGGGCCTACGGGGCGGCACTGCGGTGCGCTGACTTCGCGCAGCCGCCCGCACAGCAGTTGGCGGAGGAACTGCGCCAGACACGCTTCTATCCGCAAGGCGCTCCTGAGAAGGTTTTCTGGGCTTCCGAAGCCACGAAATTGTGGGCCGTAGTGGATGCTATTCGGTAA
- a CDS encoding 3-hydroxyacyl-CoA dehydrogenase family protein, whose amino-acid sequence MLQVAVIGSGTMGNGIAHVFAQHGFPVHLIDISQPALDKALGTIGKNLDRQVAKGTLTETDKTDTLGRITAFTSLPDGVRNAQLVVEAATENEALKLQIFRDLDQHAPAEAILASNTSSISITKIAAATQRPQQVIGMHFMNPVPVMKLVEVIRGYATSDEVTAQVMDLSRQLGKTPTEVNDYPGFVANRILMPMINEAIYSLFEGVAGVEEIDTVMKLGMAHPMGPLQLADFIGLDVCLAILRVLHDGLGNPKYAPCPLLVNMVMAGRLGVKSGEGFYTWGHGTKDLVVAERFRK is encoded by the coding sequence ATGTTGCAAGTTGCCGTTATTGGCTCCGGCACTATGGGCAATGGCATTGCTCACGTGTTTGCTCAGCACGGATTTCCGGTTCATCTCATCGACATCAGCCAGCCTGCGCTGGATAAGGCGCTGGGCACCATTGGCAAAAACCTCGACCGCCAGGTAGCCAAAGGCACCCTCACCGAGACCGACAAAACCGACACGCTCGGGCGCATCACCGCCTTCACCTCCCTACCCGATGGTGTGCGCAACGCCCAACTGGTAGTGGAAGCCGCTACAGAAAATGAAGCGCTGAAGCTGCAAATCTTCCGCGACCTGGACCAGCACGCGCCCGCCGAGGCCATTCTGGCCAGCAATACCTCGTCGATTTCCATCACCAAAATTGCCGCTGCCACCCAGCGTCCCCAGCAGGTAATAGGCATGCACTTTATGAATCCCGTGCCGGTGATGAAGCTGGTAGAGGTGATTCGGGGCTACGCTACTTCGGATGAGGTGACAGCGCAGGTAATGGACCTGTCGCGGCAGCTAGGCAAAACACCTACCGAGGTGAACGACTACCCTGGGTTTGTGGCTAACCGCATTCTGATGCCGATGATCAACGAGGCTATCTATTCTCTGTTTGAGGGAGTGGCTGGCGTAGAGGAAATCGACACGGTAATGAAGCTGGGGATGGCCCACCCCATGGGGCCGCTCCAACTCGCCGACTTTATTGGACTGGATGTGTGCTTAGCTATTTTGCGCGTACTACACGACGGCCTTGGCAACCCCAAGTATGCACCCTGTCCGCTACTCGTGAATATGGTAATGGCTGGCCGCCTGGGCGTGAAGTCTGGCGAAGGGTTCTACACTTGGGGCCACGGCACCAAGGATCTGGTAGTAGCCGAGCGGTTTCGTAAGTAG
- the mnmE gene encoding tRNA uridine-5-carboxymethylaminomethyl(34) synthesis GTPase MnmE has product MAAFLPPTLSDTIIALSTPPGAGAIAVLRLSGPSAIGITDLVFHGHQLADQRGHTMHYGTIRDEGRIIDEVVVSLFRGPRSYTREDVVEISCHGSNYIVQQLLMLLVRCGARLAEPGEFTKRAFLRGALDLAQAEAVADLIAADSALSHQVAMQQMRGGFSRELRDLRARLVQFASLLELELDFGEEDVEFADRTGLVALSQEVQALVRKLLRSFELGNVIKNGVTTVIAGRPNAGKSTLLNALLHEERAIVSAIAGTTRDLIEDEVSIDGIRFRFVDTAGLRDTTDVVESIGVERTRQRVQQAAVVLYLFDITSTSPAQLEAEIEDLRLPAGVSVVAVGNKLDVASDDEISTFSARPDTVLIAASRGDGLDELQTALLEHVRGAGLDRTGSSTIVTNLRHARSLEATIAALDAVLVGLATGAGTELVAADLRQALGALGEITGEISSDDLLTSIFTQFCIGK; this is encoded by the coding sequence GTGGCTGCTTTCCTTCCCCCTACTCTTTCTGATACCATCATTGCCTTGTCGACGCCGCCGGGCGCAGGCGCTATTGCGGTGCTGCGCCTGTCTGGTCCGTCGGCCATTGGCATCACCGACCTGGTATTTCACGGTCATCAGCTGGCCGACCAGCGTGGCCACACGATGCACTATGGCACCATCCGCGACGAGGGTAGGATTATCGATGAGGTGGTGGTGTCGCTGTTTCGCGGACCGCGCTCCTACACCCGCGAGGATGTGGTGGAAATCAGCTGCCACGGCTCCAACTACATTGTGCAGCAGTTGCTGATGCTGCTGGTGCGCTGCGGCGCCCGGCTGGCCGAGCCTGGCGAGTTCACCAAGCGGGCTTTTCTGCGCGGTGCCCTCGACTTGGCCCAGGCCGAAGCCGTAGCCGACCTCATTGCGGCCGATTCGGCCCTATCACACCAGGTAGCTATGCAGCAGATGCGCGGCGGCTTCTCGCGGGAGCTGCGCGACCTGCGGGCGCGACTGGTGCAGTTTGCCTCGTTGCTAGAATTGGAGCTGGACTTCGGCGAAGAAGACGTAGAGTTTGCCGACCGTACTGGGCTGGTGGCGCTGAGCCAGGAAGTGCAGGCTCTGGTGCGCAAGCTGCTGCGCTCATTCGAGTTGGGCAACGTCATCAAAAACGGTGTAACAACTGTTATTGCCGGTCGGCCCAACGCGGGCAAGTCTACCCTGCTCAACGCCTTATTGCACGAGGAGCGCGCCATCGTATCGGCCATTGCCGGCACCACCCGCGACTTGATTGAGGACGAAGTGAGTATCGACGGCATCCGGTTCCGCTTTGTGGATACGGCCGGCCTGCGCGATACCACCGACGTGGTAGAATCCATTGGGGTAGAGCGTACGCGGCAGCGGGTGCAACAAGCAGCTGTTGTACTATATCTATTTGATATCACGAGCACTTCGCCCGCTCAACTTGAAGCAGAAATTGAAGACCTACGCCTACCTGCCGGCGTTTCGGTAGTGGCCGTGGGCAACAAGCTAGACGTGGCCTCCGACGACGAAATCAGCACGTTTAGTGCCCGACCCGATACCGTTCTCATTGCCGCTTCCCGCGGCGACGGTCTCGACGAACTGCAAACGGCCCTACTCGAGCACGTGCGCGGCGCCGGCCTCGACCGCACCGGTAGCAGCACTATCGTCACCAACCTACGTCACGCCCGCAGCCTAGAGGCTACCATTGCCGCCCTCGATGCGGTGCTAGTGGGTCTGGCTACCGGCGCCGGCACCGAGCTGGTGGCCGCCGACCTGCGCCAAGCCTTGGGCGCACTGGGCGAAATCACCGGCGAGATTTCGTCGGATGATTTGCTGACCAGCATCTTCACACAGTTCTGTATCGGGAAGTAA
- a CDS encoding 2,3,4,5-tetrahydropyridine-2,6-dicarboxylate N-succinyltransferase, with protein sequence MNTSELQNIIEAAWADRSLLQQSATTDAIHAVIEELDKGRLRVAQPIEGKDGEWQVNDWVKKAVILYFPIQQMETIELTPFEYRDKMRLKTDYAGQGVRVVPPATARYGAYLAPGVILMPSYTNIGAWVGEGTMVDTWATVGSCAQIGAGVHLSGGVGIGGVLEPVQAAPVIVEDGAFIGSRSILVEGCHIGKEAVIGAGVTITGSTKIIDVTGAEPKEYKGIVPARSVVIPGSYTKQFPAGEYQVPCALIIGQRKPSTDLKTSLNDALREHNVAV encoded by the coding sequence ATGAATACTTCCGAACTGCAAAATATCATTGAAGCCGCCTGGGCCGACCGCAGCCTGTTGCAGCAATCCGCCACCACGGATGCCATCCACGCCGTTATCGAGGAACTGGACAAAGGCCGTCTGCGTGTGGCCCAGCCCATCGAGGGCAAAGACGGTGAGTGGCAAGTAAACGACTGGGTGAAGAAGGCCGTTATCCTGTATTTCCCCATTCAGCAGATGGAAACCATCGAGCTGACGCCCTTTGAGTACCGCGACAAAATGCGCCTCAAGACCGATTACGCTGGACAGGGCGTGCGCGTGGTGCCGCCCGCCACGGCCCGCTACGGCGCCTACCTGGCTCCCGGCGTTATCCTGATGCCCAGCTACACCAACATCGGTGCCTGGGTAGGCGAGGGCACGATGGTAGACACCTGGGCCACCGTAGGTTCGTGCGCGCAGATTGGCGCGGGCGTACACCTAAGCGGCGGTGTGGGCATCGGCGGTGTGCTGGAGCCTGTGCAGGCCGCCCCCGTGATTGTAGAAGACGGCGCCTTCATCGGCTCGCGTAGCATTCTGGTAGAAGGCTGCCACATCGGCAAGGAAGCCGTTATTGGCGCGGGCGTTACCATCACGGGTAGCACCAAGATTATCGACGTGACGGGTGCCGAGCCTAAGGAGTACAAAGGCATAGTGCCGGCTCGTTCGGTGGTCATCCCGGGTTCCTACACCAAGCAGTTCCCGGCCGGTGAGTACCAAGTGCCTTGCGCCCTCATCATCGGTCAGCGCAAGCCCAGCACTGACCTCAAAACCTCGCTCAACGATGCTCTACGCGAGCACAACGTGGCTGTCTAA
- the msrA gene encoding peptide-methionine (S)-S-oxide reductase MsrA, whose product MELATFGAGCFWCTEAVFQDLEGVEKVESGYAGGRIANPTYKEVCSGLTGHAEVINITYDPGKINFKELLEIFWKTHDPTTLNRQGNDVGTQYRSVVYYHNDEQKQLAEEYKKKLNDAHAFPNPVVTEISAAPTFYKAENYHQDYYNLNGTQPYCQFVVKPKVDKVKAVFGDKLKKSASAAK is encoded by the coding sequence ATGGAATTAGCAACATTTGGCGCCGGCTGCTTCTGGTGCACCGAAGCAGTTTTTCAGGACCTCGAAGGCGTTGAAAAAGTGGAATCGGGCTATGCCGGCGGGCGTATTGCCAACCCTACCTATAAGGAAGTATGCTCGGGCCTTACTGGCCACGCCGAAGTCATTAATATCACCTACGACCCCGGCAAGATCAACTTTAAAGAGCTGCTGGAGATATTCTGGAAAACCCACGACCCTACTACGCTCAACCGCCAGGGCAACGATGTGGGCACACAGTATCGCTCGGTGGTGTACTACCACAATGACGAACAAAAGCAGTTAGCTGAGGAGTATAAAAAGAAGCTCAACGACGCCCACGCTTTCCCCAACCCCGTGGTAACGGAAATCAGCGCCGCGCCTACCTTCTATAAGGCCGAGAACTACCACCAGGACTACTACAACCTGAACGGCACCCAGCCCTACTGCCAGTTTGTAGTGAAGCCGAAGGTAGATAAGGTGAAAGCCGTGTTCGGTGATAAGCTGAAGAAGTCTGCCTCGGCAGCGAAGTAA